In Mytilus edulis chromosome 4, xbMytEdul2.2, whole genome shotgun sequence, the following proteins share a genomic window:
- the LOC139518405 gene encoding 5-formyltetrahydrofolate cyclo-ligase-like: MNSLKATKGLLRKEIKQRVAGLTETEKQRQSKIVTEKLFSLEKFQASKRVSVYLHMSDEIQTVAILQHLIKNKECFIPQYIGPKMKMVMLNSWQDYTELPETKWKIKQPADDDVRPDAIDTGGLDLIIMPGLGFSSDGDRLGRGKGYYDTYLQKCEDMGYKPYTVALAFKEQICKSIPTDTHDKKLDLVLFPDS, from the exons ATGAATAGTTTAAAAGCAACAAAGGGTTTGTTAAGGAAAGAAATTAAACAGAGAGTAGCAGGTTTGACAGAAACTGAAAAACAGAGACAGTCAAAAATTGTAACAGAAAAG ttgttttctCTAGAAAAGTTCCAGGCCAGTAAAAGGGTATCTGTATATCTACACATGTCTGATGAAATCCAGACTGTAGCTATTCTACAACACTTGATAAAGAACAAGGAATGTTTTATACCACAATACATTGGACCTAAAATGAAAATGGTCATGCTAAACTCATGGCAAGATTATACAGAACTTCCAGaaacaaaatggaaaataaaacagCCAGCAGATGACGATGTCAGACCTGATGCTATTGATACAG GAGGTTTAGATTTGATAATTATGCCTGGTTTAGGTTTCTCTTCCGATGGTGATAGACTTGGTCGTGGAAAAGGATATTATGATACATATCTTCAGAAATGTGAAGACATGGGATACAAACCATACACTGTTGCCTTAGCCTTTAAAGAACAGATATGTAAATCTATACCAACAGACACTCATGACAAAAAGTTGGATTTAGTTTTGTTTCCAGATAGCTAA